A part of Aegilops tauschii subsp. strangulata cultivar AL8/78 chromosome 2, Aet v6.0, whole genome shotgun sequence genomic DNA contains:
- the LOC109750911 gene encoding BTB/POZ and MATH domain-containing protein 1-like has translation MAHNAAAAVDPGEGLRAPDTSSRHVVESVTHDFQVTNYPLLEGMRVRKYISSSTFTVGGYDWNIVFYPDGDDEDCAGHASAFLCYLSQAKDEVRTNLTFTMLDDQGNVQATHQLSGRLHRALKNGRGTDITLLVGGREFSAHRFMLAAQSPVFESLFGPMMDKDTRCVEIADMEPAIFEMLLHYVYTDSLPPCGEGDYDAATMQHLLVGAVRYGLDRLKVMCEKRLCRNIDASTVMSTLALATHHNSDQLRMHA, from the exons ATGGCTCACAACGCGGCCGCTGCAGTTGATCCCGGCGAAGGCCTCCGGGCACCCGATACGTCGTCAAGGCACGTCGTGGAGAGCGTGACGCACGATTTCCAGGTGACCAACTATCCGCTACTCGAGGGCATGCGTGTCAGAAAGTACATTAGCTCGAGCACGTTCACCGTCGGCGGCTACGACTGGAACATCGTGTTCTACCCGGACGGAGACGACGAGGACTGTGCAGGGCACGCGTCGGCCTTCTTGTGTTATCTTAGCcaggccaaggacgaggtgaggACAAACTTGACCTTCACCATGCTGGACGATCAAGGCAACGTACAAGCAACCCATCAG CTGTCCGGCCGCCTCCACCGCGCCCTCAAGAACGGGAGAGGCACCGACATCACGCTCCTCGTGGGCGGCAGGGAGTTCAGCGCGCACAGGTTCATGCTTGCCGCACAGTCGCCCGTCTTCGAATCGCTCTTTGGCCCGATGATGGATAAGGACACACGGTGCGTAGAGATTGCCGACATGGAGCCAGCCATCTTCGAGATGCTTCTGCATTACGTCTACACGGATTCACTGCCGCCGTGTGGTGAAGGCGATTACGATGCAGCCACGATGCAGCATTTGCTAGTCGGTGCGGTCCGGTACGGGCTGGACAGGTTGAAGGTGATGTGCGAAAAGAGGTTGTGCAGAAACATCGACGCGAGCACAGTCATGAGCACATTGGCACTAGCAACTCATCACAACTCTGACCAGCTAAGGATGCATGCCTAG